The following proteins are co-located in the Rattus norvegicus strain BN/NHsdMcwi chromosome X, GRCr8, whole genome shotgun sequence genome:
- the Tmem258l4 gene encoding transmembrane protein 258-like, with product MELEAMSGYTSPVDPAVFPHLTVVLLSIGMFFTAWFFVYEVTSTKYTCDIYKELLISLVASLFMDFGVLFLLLWFGIYV from the coding sequence ATGGAGCTCGAGGCCATGAGTGGGTATACCAGCCCAGTGGACCCAGCTGTCTTCCCTCACCTGACTGTGGTACTTCTGTCCATCGGCATGTTCTTCACTGCCTGGTTCTTCGTTTACGAGGTCACCTCTACCAAGTACACGTGCGATATTTACAAAGAGCTCCTCATCTCCTTGGTGGCCTCACTCTTCATGGACTTCGgagtcctcttcctcctgctctggtTTGGCATCTACGTATGA